Below is a window of Agathobacter rectalis ATCC 33656 DNA.
TTAGAGAAGATGATATGTCCTGACTGCTCTCCGCCGATGCGGCAGCCGTTCTGCTGCATGTACTCGTATACATATTTATCACCTACTGCAGTCTTTGCATAGCCGATTCCAAGCTCATCAAGGGCCTTATAGAGTCCGAAGTTGGACATAACTGTTGTGACAACTGTATTGTTATCGAGCTTTCCTCTCTCTTTCATGTACTTTCCATAGATGTAGAGGATATGGTCTCCTGTGATTACATTTCCAAGCTCATCTACGCAGAGACATCTGTCTGCATCTCCATCGTATGCAAAGCCTACATCAAGACCATTGTCCACCACGTATTTCTGTAAGCCCTCGATATGTGTAGAGCCTGCATTATTGTTGATGTTTAGACCGTTTGGTTCATTGTTGATGACATAGCACTTTGCTCCTAGTGCCTCAAAAATAGACTTTGCCATATTCCATGAGCTTCCGTTAGCGCAGTCAAGACCTACCTTCATGCCCTTGAATGAGTAGACACCAAGCGATATGAGGTATCCCATGTAACGGTTACGGCCTGCCACATAATCCACTGTACATCCGATTGCATCCTTATGTGCATAAGGCAACTCCTTCCACTCCTGACCAAACAGGCGGAGTTTACCATCTATATAGTCCTCAACAAGGAGAATTGTCTCCTCATCCATCTTCTCTCCATTGCTGTTGATAAGCTTGATTCCATTGTCATAGTATGGATTGTGGCTTGCTGAAATCATGATACCACAGTCAAAATCATCGGTTCTGGCTACATATGCCACTGATGGAGTTGTGGTAACGTGTAATAGATATGCATCCGCTCCCGATGCTGTAAGTCCTGATACAAGGGAGTACTCAAACATGTAGCTTGAACGTCTTGTATCCTTACCTATTACTATCTTTGCCGGTTCGTCGAGCTGCTTCTTTTTCTTGAGTTCTCCGTAATACCAGCCTAAAAATCTGCCAATCTGATATGCATGCTCTGCTGTTAAATTGACATTAGCCTCTCCACGGAAGCCGTCTGTTCCAAAATATTTTCCCATTGTCGTCCCCTTGTGAATTTATTTTTATTTCATTATACACTTTTCGAATAAATTTGTGTAGAGGTTTTTGCAATAACTCCTCCTAAAAAAGCCCCCATCACGTTGGTAATAACATCCTCCACATCCATCACTCCACGCATCGTAATGTACTGCGCGATTTCTACTGACAGTGAAAGTACAAGTCCTATAAAAATCACCTCGCATATGCTGCATTTATTTCTTCTGATGACCGGCCAAAGTAAACCAAACGGCATAAACAATATAATATTCAGTATAACCTGATCCCACTCACTTTGTACTCCTGCTAAAAAGAGCCTTAAATCAAGTCCCAGCCTGCACCTGAACTCGTGACTTCCGAAAGGTGCCCGCGTAAATAGCGTAGTAGCATATAAAAAGCATATACAAACCACATAGCATATAATAGCTATAGCCTGATACAATTTCAATTTTTTCTTAATAATTCCATATATACAAAAAACCACGGTCAGACAAAGAATAATCATAAAAACACTTTTCTCAAAATCTGACCATGGTCTATTATGCATTTTGATTATATTAATGTAGTGTTCTATTTTTTCCATAATTATATTATATCATAAATATAGAGATACTACACCTAATTTATAATTTCGGATACTCAATTAATCAATCCTCAAAATCAGTATTTGTAAAATCATTGTTTGGCTCGCTTACTTTTTCAGAGAGTGCATTGCTGTACTCATCCACTACATCACTGGGTGTATAGTCTGCCTCACCATATAGGAATTGATGTACTCCCTTTGCCATATCCGCAAGAGTGCAAGGCACCTCTACCCAGGCCCCGTCAACTTTGCCACCATAAAACACCTGCGGATATGCTGTTGTATCGCTTATATTGTACTCTGAAAGGTTCTTGAATATGGTCAGGGCATCGTTAGCATCATAGTCTGTATTAATACTACCTACCATATCTGATATGAATTTGACCTTTTCAGCAGTGTCCAGTTTCTTTGCCGCCTCAAATACCTTAAATAATACTGTCCTCTGTCTCTCAGTTCTCTTATAGTCACCACCTGTTGTGTAGCGGATTCTCGTAAATGCGACTGTTTGTGTACCATCAAGTGTATATGTGCCGGGCTCTGTTATGTGTTCCGATTTAGTTCCTCTGACCCCATTGATTTCATCTATATATTCGTTGATAACATTGACCTCTGATGCATCAAGATCCTGACTTATTCCGCCAATCTCATCCACTATATCGCCAACTGAGTTAAAATTCAAAGTAACATAATGTTTGATATCAAGATCCAAATTCTTGTTTAGTGTATCTACAGCAAGCTCCGGACCGCCAAATGCATGTGCATGTGTAACTTTCTGATAGCCATGTCCCTCTATATTCATCATTGTATCTCTGAATACAGAGAGTATCCTGACCGTCTTAGCATCATGATCCACCCTGACTACCATGATAGAATCTGATCTGGTCCCTTTTCCAAGCTGATTCGAACGACTATCCACGCCAAAGATCGCGAAGTCCTCCGCGCCACCGGTCAACGTCTCATCATCTTTCTGTTCCTCACTATTATCCTGTTTTGTGACATTCTCAGTGCCAACTTTCACAGTACCTAAGCCTTTTTTGTCCCCCGTACCCACAGTTATCTTTATCAATATCGCAACTATGAGCACTATAAGTGCTATGAACATTATAAATACTATTGCTGTGATTACGTTCCTTTTCCTTTTCATCTGCACTATTCTCTGTCCGCATCTGCTCCGCTATCATCCGGTTCTGCCGGTTTTGAAACTTTGATTGTAACATATGATACATTGCTTGCATTATAGCTTCCTGTGGCCTTGGTGTATACTTTGTACGTCACCTGTCCCTCATTCTTTGCAACAATGTTACCATTGCTGTCAAGTGTTGCTACTGAGGCATCTCCTGATTCCACCTCTACTGTTGCACCTGTATCA
It encodes the following:
- the glmM gene encoding phosphoglucosamine mutase, which produces MGKYFGTDGFRGEANVNLTAEHAYQIGRFLGWYYGELKKKKQLDEPAKIVIGKDTRRSSYMFEYSLVSGLTASGADAYLLHVTTTPSVAYVARTDDFDCGIMISASHNPYYDNGIKLINSNGEKMDEETILLVEDYIDGKLRLFGQEWKELPYAHKDAIGCTVDYVAGRNRYMGYLISLGVYSFKGMKVGLDCANGSSWNMAKSIFEALGAKCYVINNEPNGLNINNNAGSTHIEGLQKYVVDNGLDVGFAYDGDADRCLCVDELGNVITGDHILYIYGKYMKERGKLDNNTVVTTVMSNFGLYKALDELGIGYAKTAVGDKYVYEYMQQNGCRIGGEQSGHIIFSKYASTGDGILTSLKMMEVMMARKQKMSQLCEGLSIYPQVLQNVRVSDKAEALANPEVQAAVDQVTAELGDTGRILVRESGTEPVIRVMVEAESEEICQKYVDMVVEKLK
- a CDS encoding VanZ family protein; protein product: MEKIEHYINIIKMHNRPWSDFEKSVFMIILCLTVVFCIYGIIKKKLKLYQAIAIICYVVCICFLYATTLFTRAPFGSHEFRCRLGLDLRLFLAGVQSEWDQVILNIILFMPFGLLWPVIRRNKCSICEVIFIGLVLSLSVEIAQYITMRGVMDVEDVITNVMGAFLGGVIAKTSTQIYSKSV
- a CDS encoding LCP family protein; translated protein: MKRKRNVITAIVFIMFIALIVLIVAILIKITVGTGDKKGLGTVKVGTENVTKQDNSEEQKDDETLTGGAEDFAIFGVDSRSNQLGKGTRSDSIMVVRVDHDAKTVRILSVFRDTMMNIEGHGYQKVTHAHAFGGPELAVDTLNKNLDLDIKHYVTLNFNSVGDIVDEIGGISQDLDASEVNVINEYIDEINGVRGTKSEHITEPGTYTLDGTQTVAFTRIRYTTGGDYKRTERQRTVLFKVFEAAKKLDTAEKVKFISDMVGSINTDYDANDALTIFKNLSEYNISDTTAYPQVFYGGKVDGAWVEVPCTLADMAKGVHQFLYGEADYTPSDVVDEYSNALSEKVSEPNNDFTNTDFED